The following are encoded together in the Desulfococcus multivorans genome:
- a CDS encoding HNH endonuclease, translating into MPTEASFAPPPADRYVAAFQSITGLTDCHYQLLRLHYHAPEHTVTATQLAELVGYSSYSVANLQYGRLARLVGERLDYSPEPEYLGTLVWFEKRHGEWHWIMRPEVAQALEQLGWVESTGVLLPEEIAAATESIVEGAVYRVVVSAYERDPEARRRCIAAHGTTCCICGFNFTAAYGPVAEGFIHVHHLHPLSETGGVHRVDPVKDLRPVCPNCHAVLHRRVPAYSIEDVRGFLGQ; encoded by the coding sequence ATGCCTACAGAAGCGTCATTCGCACCACCTCCGGCTGACAGATATGTCGCTGCGTTTCAATCCATTACAGGTCTTACTGATTGCCATTATCAGCTTCTCCGCCTCCACTATCATGCCCCAGAACATACGGTTACAGCCACGCAACTTGCGGAATTAGTCGGTTACAGCAGTTATTCGGTCGCCAACTTGCAGTACGGCCGGTTGGCTAGGCTTGTTGGCGAGCGATTGGATTACTCCCCAGAGCCGGAGTACCTTGGCACGTTGGTTTGGTTCGAGAAACGGCATGGTGAATGGCACTGGATTATGCGGCCCGAGGTCGCTCAAGCATTGGAACAGCTCGGATGGGTCGAAAGTACCGGGGTGCTTCTCCCGGAGGAGATCGCCGCCGCAACTGAGTCGATAGTCGAGGGGGCGGTGTATCGAGTAGTGGTCAGCGCTTACGAGCGTGACCCGGAGGCTCGCCGGCGCTGCATCGCAGCTCATGGTACCACCTGCTGCATCTGTGGATTCAACTTCACTGCTGCTTATGGTCCGGTGGCTGAAGGGTTCATCCATGTTCACCACCTGCATCCTTTGTCGGAAACGGGCGGAGTGCACCGGGTTGATCCGGTGAAGGACTTGCGGCCCGTATGTCCCAATTGCCATGCAGTTTTGCACCGTCGGGTACCAGCATACAGCATCGAGGACGTGCGCGGCTTCCTGGGACAGTAA
- a CDS encoding restriction endonuclease produces MAVPDFQSLMLPILKFAADGNEHSLQATREALANRLGLSQEDLDERLPSGRQTTFANRVAWAKAYLTQAGVLESPKRGMFHISDRGRKVLAESPDRIDIKYLERFPEFQEFRQASNKNRTDKVTQTNDKETSPTTPEETLEQAYQQLRDEVANELLHLINGNSPEFFERLVVHLLVAMGYGGSVKEAGKATRKTADEGIDGVIKEDRLGLDAIYLQAKRWEAVVGRPEIQKFVGALHGQRAKKGVFITTSRFSREALDYVGQIDPKVVLIDGADLVQLMIDHGVGVSSAAVYEVRKVDTDFFIEE; encoded by the coding sequence TTGGCTGTACCGGATTTTCAATCATTGATGCTGCCCATACTCAAATTCGCCGCTGACGGCAACGAGCATTCACTGCAGGCAACCCGAGAGGCGTTGGCTAACCGGTTAGGGCTTTCACAGGAAGATCTTGACGAAAGACTGCCAAGTGGAAGGCAGACCACTTTTGCAAACCGGGTAGCATGGGCCAAGGCCTATCTCACACAGGCAGGTGTGCTGGAATCTCCCAAAAGGGGGATGTTTCACATATCCGACCGTGGACGGAAAGTTCTGGCGGAAAGTCCGGATCGAATTGATATCAAGTACCTTGAGCGTTTTCCTGAGTTTCAGGAGTTCCGGCAGGCGAGCAACAAAAATCGCACCGATAAAGTGACGCAGACAAATGACAAGGAAACAAGCCCCACAACGCCGGAGGAAACGCTGGAACAGGCATATCAGCAACTGCGCGACGAGGTTGCCAATGAACTGCTTCACCTCATCAACGGGAATAGCCCCGAGTTTTTTGAGCGGTTGGTGGTACACTTGCTCGTCGCCATGGGCTATGGCGGTTCGGTCAAAGAAGCGGGGAAAGCTACAAGAAAAACCGCAGATGAGGGCATAGACGGCGTCATCAAGGAAGATCGCCTCGGCCTCGATGCCATATACCTCCAGGCGAAAAGATGGGAAGCGGTTGTCGGCCGTCCCGAAATACAGAAATTTGTCGGTGCGCTGCATGGCCAACGTGCAAAGAAAGGCGTCTTCATCACAACCAGTCGCTTTTCAAGGGAAGCACTCGACTATGTCGGACAAATTGATCCGAAAGTTGTCTTGATTGATGGAGCCGATCTTGTCCAGTTGATGATAGATCACGGGGTCGGGGTCAGTTCGGCAGCCGTTTACGAGGTCAGGAAGGTTGACACAGATTTCTTTATCGAGGAGTGA